From Chloroflexota bacterium:
CTCCGGAGCCCCAGAAGTGGGACAGGGAAGCCGATGTGGTGGTCCTGGGGACGGGGATAGGCGCTACGGCTGCCCTGGTGGCCCATGATGGCGGTGCCAAGGTCCTGATACTGGAGAAGGCAGCCGAATTTGGCGGCACCACCCGCATAACAGGCGGCGGGGTGGCCGTCCCCAATAACTATCTCATGAAGCAGGCTGGTATTGCTGTCACCAGGGAAAAGGCCCTCACCTATCTTAGAAGGGCCGCCGAGGGCCAGGCCTCAGAGGAGCTGATGGCCGCCTTCATAGATAACGCCAATGTGGCGGCTGAATGGCTGCGAGACAGGGCCGGTTTTGTATGGCAGCGCAGTGCATCACCCACCCCGGGTTTCGCGGACTACTATCCCTATGAGGGTACTGTCCACGCGGACCACAAGATTAGTATTCTGCGGGAGGACAAAGTTGGCGCTGGGGGAGGGCTTTCCAAGAGCTTGAAAGAGGCCATAGATAAGCGCGGTATTGAGGTCATGCTAAAAACGCCGGGCAGGAGGCTTATCACCAATGCCGCAGGCGAGGTTATCGGGATAATAGCTGAATCCGAGGGCAAGGAGATAACAATCAAGGCCAGGCGCGCCGTCATCATCGGCACGGGTGGCTTTGAGCACAACAGGGAGATGGTGCTCCACTTCCTACGGGCGCCCATCCACGCCGCCAACTCTAGAGCCGAATGCACGGGAGACGGGCATTTGATGGCTATGGCACTGGGGGCGGACCTGAGGAACATGAATGAGTGCTTTGGGCTGCCCTTCTTCAAACCGGTCCCCGATGCGTATTCAGGGATAGGCGACTGGCAGATGTATAGGGGGAAACCGGGCGCGGTCACAGTAAATAAGCACGGAGAAAGGATCGGCAACGAGTCCGCGGCCTATGACCCGGCAGAGAGGGCTTTCTACACCTACGACACGGGCACTTTTGAGTGGAGAAACATTCCCTCTTTCTGCCTCTTCGATTCGGGCTATACCAAGTACTACGGTTTGCCGGGAGTAGCGGTAGGGGCTGTGCCCGCATGGATGACAAAGGCTGACACCCTTGATGCCCTGGCCACGGCCCTGAAGGTAAATGTCGCCGGGCTCAAGAGCACAATGGACACCTTCAACAGGAACGCTAAGGAGGGGGTTGACCCTCTCTGGCACCGAGGCGAGACCGATTTTGACAAGTGGACTGCCGGTGACCTGAAGCGGACGGACATCAAGAACCCCTGTCTTGCCCCGCTGGAGACGCCGCCCTACTACGGGGCTGCAATCTGGCCAGGGATGTGTAGCACTGCTGGCGGTCTGAGGGCAAACGGGAATGCCCAGGTGCTCAACGTCTGGGGCAAGGTCATTCCCAGACTCTACGTCATAAGCGCCACCATGGCTGCTGCGACGGGTGTAGCCTATCCCTGGGGTGGCACCCCC
This genomic window contains:
- a CDS encoding FAD-binding protein; translation: MSSVKQGQKGTTRREFVKGAAGVAGVAAVGALASCVPLTPVAPASATPEPQKWDREADVVVLGTGIGATAALVAHDGGAKVLILEKAAEFGGTTRITGGGVAVPNNYLMKQAGIAVTREKALTYLRRAAEGQASEELMAAFIDNANVAAEWLRDRAGFVWQRSASPTPGFADYYPYEGTVHADHKISILREDKVGAGGGLSKSLKEAIDKRGIEVMLKTPGRRLITNAAGEVIGIIAESEGKEITIKARRAVIIGTGGFEHNREMVLHFLRAPIHAANSRAECTGDGHLMAMALGADLRNMNECFGLPFFKPVPDAYSGIGDWQMYRGKPGAVTVNKHGERIGNESAAYDPAERAFYTYDTGTFEWRNIPSFCLFDSGYTKYYGLPGVAVGAVPAWMTKADTLDALATALKVNVAGLKSTMDTFNRNAKEGVDPLWHRGETDFDKWTAGDLKRTDIKNPCLAPLETPPYYGAAIWPGMCSTAGGLRANGNAQVLNVWGKVIPRLYVISATMAAATGVAYPWGGTPLGLSMTFGYVAGKHAAGLTPWM